One window of Thioalbus denitrificans genomic DNA carries:
- a CDS encoding TrbI F-type domain-containing protein, giving the protein MNSGWFSRTGRWPGALASLAGGLVGGAAVVLLVRLVTPPVALAAVDLAAIVADQVKVLAEDTRTNPGDPAAEAGRFAERLAREARALSEDYGVIVLAAPAVVAGAPDLSPVLRRRLGLPAGAAPAGAGGVADGR; this is encoded by the coding sequence ATGAACAGCGGATGGTTCAGCCGGACGGGGCGCTGGCCCGGAGCCCTCGCGAGCCTGGCGGGGGGATTGGTGGGCGGCGCGGCGGTGGTGCTCCTGGTGCGCCTGGTGACCCCGCCGGTGGCGCTGGCCGCCGTGGATCTCGCCGCCATCGTGGCCGACCAGGTGAAGGTCCTCGCCGAGGACACCAGGACCAATCCTGGGGATCCGGCGGCCGAGGCCGGCCGCTTCGCGGAGCGCCTGGCCCGCGAGGCCCGTGCCCTGAGTGAGGACTATGGCGTCATCGTGCTGGCCGCCCCGGCGGTGGTGGCCGGCGCTCCGGACCTGAGCCCCGTGCTACGCCGCCGGCTGGGGCTTCCCGCCGGTGCGGCGCCGGCCGGGGCGGGAGGCGTGGCCGATGGACGCTGA
- the traU gene encoding conjugal transfer pilus assembly protein TraU, whose product MRRSMFLLVALAASLAGLPVQAEPPCHGKFPNPFTDICWKYVFPISIGPLKVDMGMEDAGDEVPLICTCPAPPPLFVRIGLGVGFWEPARVAEVVRTPFCSTLLGGVRLGSLPAPAGGNTHASENEDAFYHVHWYVYPLLAWMNLLTELSCVTPESFDLLYLTEFDPLWEDDELAFLINPEAALFANTAAQAACAADCAAASAGFPIDSLFWCAGCQGSMYPVDGNVKHHTGGVDSSLLLVQRMAAKLHRQFIARDTSSRDAMCMPLPLPILRKTQYKTQILYPTPYPANAQPFGRVTMPYGAGREYPVKGEDWAYLIWRKKACCAF is encoded by the coding sequence ATGAGGCGATCAATGTTTTTGCTGGTGGCGCTGGCGGCGAGTCTGGCGGGCCTGCCGGTCCAGGCCGAGCCGCCCTGCCACGGGAAGTTCCCCAACCCCTTCACCGACATCTGCTGGAAGTACGTCTTCCCCATCAGCATCGGCCCCCTGAAGGTGGACATGGGCATGGAGGACGCCGGCGACGAGGTGCCGCTCATCTGTACCTGCCCGGCACCGCCGCCGCTGTTCGTGCGCATCGGGCTGGGGGTGGGCTTCTGGGAGCCGGCCCGGGTGGCGGAGGTGGTCCGCACCCCCTTCTGCTCCACCCTGCTCGGCGGGGTGCGGCTGGGCTCCCTGCCGGCGCCGGCCGGCGGCAACACCCACGCCAGCGAGAACGAGGACGCCTTCTACCACGTCCACTGGTACGTCTACCCGCTACTCGCCTGGATGAATCTGCTCACCGAGCTGTCCTGCGTCACCCCCGAGAGCTTCGACCTGCTCTACCTGACGGAATTCGACCCCCTGTGGGAGGACGACGAGCTGGCCTTCCTCATCAACCCGGAGGCGGCGCTGTTCGCCAACACCGCGGCCCAGGCGGCCTGCGCCGCCGACTGCGCGGCCGCGAGCGCCGGCTTTCCCATCGACAGCCTCTTCTGGTGCGCGGGCTGCCAGGGCTCCATGTATCCGGTGGACGGCAACGTCAAGCACCACACCGGCGGAGTCGACTCCTCCCTGCTGCTGGTCCAGCGCATGGCCGCCAAGCTGCACCGCCAGTTCATCGCCCGGGACACCTCGAGCCGGGACGCCATGTGCATGCCGTTGCCGCTGCCCATCCTGCGCAAGACCCAGTACAAGACCCAGATCCTCTACCCGACCCCCTATCCCGCCAACGCCCAGCCCTTCGGGCGGGTCACCATGCCCTACGGCGCTGGCCGGGAGTACCCGGTCAAGGGCGAGGACTGGGCCTATCTGATCTGGAGAAAGAAGGCATGCTGCGCATTCTGA
- a CDS encoding TraV family lipoprotein, protein MKSVTRLGVLLALLGLGGCGGAPRYGCPVGEGISCSPESDIYAAVMAGGLTRGSASPEAPVSGETADAGGPAAASGPRTVVATVTPGAPVLTRPEQLRVWVRRWEDAEGDLHDETYLFLRLDEGRWSLP, encoded by the coding sequence ATGAAGAGCGTGACGCGCCTGGGCGTTCTCCTCGCGCTGCTGGGCCTTGGCGGCTGCGGCGGGGCGCCCCGCTACGGCTGCCCGGTGGGGGAGGGGATCAGCTGCTCGCCGGAGAGCGACATCTACGCGGCGGTGATGGCGGGCGGCCTGACGCGCGGCAGCGCCTCTCCGGAGGCGCCGGTTTCCGGGGAGACTGCCGACGCCGGCGGACCGGCTGCTGCCTCCGGGCCCCGGACCGTGGTGGCCACCGTCACCCCGGGCGCACCGGTGCTGACCCGCCCCGAGCAGCTGCGGGTCTGGGTCCGCCGCTGGGAGGACGCCGAGGGCGATCTCCACGACGAGACCTACCTCTTCCTGCGCCTCGACGAGGGGCGCTGGAGCCTGCCATGA
- the traC gene encoding type IV secretion system protein TraC produces MSLIGQLRSRAAADLRRWLQEEPPGAVYAAGGLPPSIREMQRLTSAHRLAGLLPYESFEPATRLFHTEDAIGWTLEVAPGVGLSEESLRVLSGLFTLGLKAGTTVQVTLYASPDIRPLLERWAARKQGGIYEFLARKRTDYLARGAWHSLLGGQPFLLRDYHLFLSVLRPAAGEEREWLMRTRDAMRGILSSARMPAEELDAAGLINLLDTILNPAERREPLRWEDSRLLREQMVDHDTLLLVGRDGLGLSHGDLHLDVRPYTVRQYPQSWAGWGMGDLIGDLFENSLRIPCPFLHTQTLHVPDQLGAGNRAKLKAARAQQMAESPVGRFLPAWRERQRDWEIVARRMDDGHQLFQVHSQLVLFAPQGDGDYAEQRLTALYGARGWKLSRDRFTSLHAFLTALPLMPGPAFIREMRSLGRLRSFLTWNCVHTAPWMGEWRGTGTPLLQLVGRRGQIMHLDPWDNRQGNYNIAVAAASGAGKSVFSQEMLFNLLGAGGRAWVIDRGRSYQRLCQLVGGSYLEFSADSRVNLNPFSGIHDFDEDVQLMLRDLLAQIAAPEAPLDSLRKGHLERTIKAVWRAHGREASITRVAEALLERSEEPAREVGHMLYPYTREGAFGRWFEGEANIDLDNPLVVLELGELDAKPDLQAVVVLMLMMRIAEAMYLGDRSRRKLCIIDEAWKLMGRGNAGDFIEGGYRTARKHGGAFMTITQGIDDYHRSGTSKAALANADWVFLLRQKEESLKAAESNDQLVMDGHLRTLLASVDTQEGEYSEIAVRFDGATSVGRLVVDRFSELLFTTKGEEYEAIEQMRRQGLGLVEALERLAEMKGQR; encoded by the coding sequence ATGAGCCTGATCGGGCAGCTGAGGTCCCGGGCGGCGGCGGATCTCCGGCGCTGGCTGCAGGAGGAGCCGCCGGGCGCGGTCTACGCCGCGGGCGGTCTGCCGCCCTCCATCCGGGAGATGCAGCGGCTGACGTCGGCCCATCGGCTGGCGGGGCTGCTCCCCTACGAGAGCTTCGAGCCGGCGACCCGGCTGTTCCATACCGAGGACGCCATCGGGTGGACGCTCGAGGTGGCGCCGGGGGTGGGCCTCAGCGAGGAGTCCCTCCGGGTGCTGAGCGGCCTGTTCACCCTCGGGCTCAAGGCCGGCACCACGGTGCAGGTCACCCTCTACGCCTCCCCGGACATCCGGCCCCTGCTGGAGCGGTGGGCGGCGCGCAAGCAGGGCGGGATCTACGAGTTCCTCGCCCGCAAGCGCACCGACTACCTGGCCCGGGGCGCCTGGCACTCGCTGCTCGGCGGCCAGCCCTTCCTGCTAAGGGACTACCACCTCTTTCTGAGCGTGCTCCGGCCCGCGGCAGGGGAGGAGCGGGAGTGGCTGATGCGCACCCGCGACGCCATGCGCGGCATCCTGAGCTCGGCCCGGATGCCCGCCGAGGAGCTTGACGCCGCGGGGCTGATCAACCTCCTGGACACGATCCTGAATCCGGCGGAGCGCCGGGAGCCGCTCCGCTGGGAGGACTCGAGGCTGCTGCGCGAGCAGATGGTGGACCACGACACCCTGCTGCTCGTGGGGCGGGACGGGCTGGGGCTGAGCCATGGCGATCTGCACCTGGATGTGCGGCCCTACACGGTGCGCCAGTACCCCCAGAGCTGGGCCGGCTGGGGCATGGGGGATCTCATCGGCGACCTGTTCGAGAACAGCCTGCGCATCCCCTGTCCCTTCCTCCACACCCAGACCCTCCATGTGCCGGACCAGCTCGGCGCCGGCAACCGGGCCAAGCTCAAGGCGGCCCGGGCCCAGCAGATGGCCGAGTCCCCGGTGGGCCGCTTCCTGCCCGCCTGGCGCGAGCGCCAGCGCGACTGGGAGATCGTCGCCCGGCGCATGGACGACGGCCACCAGCTGTTCCAGGTCCACAGCCAGCTGGTGCTCTTCGCGCCGCAGGGGGATGGCGACTACGCCGAGCAGCGGCTGACGGCGCTCTACGGGGCGCGCGGCTGGAAGCTGAGCCGCGACCGCTTCACCAGCCTGCACGCCTTCCTGACGGCGCTGCCGCTGATGCCCGGCCCCGCCTTCATCCGCGAGATGCGAAGCCTCGGCCGGCTGCGGAGCTTCCTGACCTGGAACTGCGTCCACACCGCGCCCTGGATGGGCGAGTGGCGCGGCACCGGCACGCCGCTGCTGCAGCTGGTGGGCCGGCGGGGGCAGATCATGCACCTGGATCCCTGGGACAACCGCCAGGGGAATTACAACATCGCCGTGGCCGCGGCCTCGGGGGCCGGCAAGTCGGTCTTCTCCCAGGAGATGCTTTTCAACCTGCTGGGCGCCGGCGGCCGGGCCTGGGTCATCGACCGCGGCCGCAGCTACCAGCGGCTGTGCCAGCTGGTGGGGGGCTCCTACCTGGAGTTCTCCGCAGACTCGCGCGTCAACCTCAACCCCTTCAGCGGCATTCACGACTTCGACGAGGACGTGCAGCTCATGCTGCGGGACCTGCTCGCCCAGATAGCCGCCCCGGAGGCGCCGCTCGACTCCCTGCGCAAGGGGCACCTGGAGCGGACCATCAAGGCGGTCTGGCGCGCCCACGGCCGTGAGGCCTCCATCACCCGGGTGGCCGAGGCGCTGCTCGAGCGCTCCGAGGAGCCGGCACGGGAGGTGGGCCACATGCTCTATCCCTACACCCGGGAGGGGGCCTTCGGGCGCTGGTTCGAGGGCGAGGCGAACATCGACCTGGACAACCCCCTGGTGGTGCTGGAGCTCGGCGAGCTCGACGCCAAGCCGGACCTGCAGGCGGTGGTGGTGCTGATGCTGATGATGCGCATCGCCGAGGCCATGTACCTCGGGGATCGCAGCCGGCGCAAGCTCTGCATCATCGACGAGGCCTGGAAGCTGATGGGCCGCGGCAACGCCGGGGACTTCATCGAGGGGGGCTACCGCACCGCCCGCAAGCACGGCGGGGCCTTCATGACCATCACCCAGGGCATCGACGACTATCACCGTTCGGGCACCTCCAAGGCGGCGCTGGCCAACGCCGACTGGGTGTTCCTGCTGCGCCAGAAGGAGGAGTCCCTCAAGGCGGCGGAGAGCAATGACCAGCTGGTGATGGACGGGCACCTGCGCACGCTGCTCGCCTCGGTGGACACCCAGGAGGGGGAGTACTCGGAGATCGCGGTGCGCTTCGACGGCGCCACCTCGGTGGGCCGCCTGGTGGTGGACCGCTTCTCGGAGCTGCTCTTCACCACCAAGGGCGAGGAGTACGAGGCCATCGAGCAGATGCGCCGGCAAGGGCTGGGGCTGGTGGAGGCCCTGGAACGGCTGGCGGAGATGAAGGGGCAGCGATGA
- the traW gene encoding type-F conjugative transfer system protein TraW, with protein sequence MRWMILLLAMTVLTPLCRGEDLGVVGTLYPISEPDLLEAIHARLRSLEAQGELARLEATARDRMRAYAEHPEGIRLPRAARERVRYFDPTLVVPADIRDHRGHLIHAAGATVNPLDYLSLSRELLFFDGDDPLQTAWARARLEERGAARVRAIATNGPVLELMRRWGLRVYFDQRGRLAEHFGITALPTRIRQAGRLLELTEVAVEEEGE encoded by the coding sequence ATGCGTTGGATGATCCTGCTCCTGGCCATGACCGTGCTGACTCCTCTCTGCCGGGGGGAGGACCTCGGCGTAGTGGGTACGCTCTATCCCATCTCCGAGCCCGATCTGCTCGAGGCCATCCACGCCCGGCTGCGGTCGCTCGAGGCGCAGGGGGAACTGGCCCGCCTCGAGGCCACCGCCCGGGATCGGATGCGCGCCTACGCCGAGCATCCCGAGGGAATCCGCCTGCCGCGGGCGGCGCGGGAGCGGGTGCGCTACTTCGACCCGACCCTCGTGGTGCCGGCCGACATCCGCGATCACCGGGGCCATCTCATCCACGCCGCCGGAGCCACCGTCAATCCGCTCGACTACCTGAGCCTCTCCCGGGAGCTGCTGTTCTTCGACGGGGACGACCCGCTCCAGACCGCCTGGGCGCGGGCGCGGCTCGAGGAGCGGGGCGCGGCTCGGGTGCGGGCCATCGCCACCAACGGGCCGGTGCTGGAGCTGATGCGGCGCTGGGGCCTGCGAGTCTACTTCGACCAGCGCGGCCGCCTGGCGGAGCATTTCGGGATCACCGCGCTGCCCACCCGCATCCGCCAGGCAGGAAGGCTGCTCGAGCTCACCGAGGTGGCGGTGGAGGAGGAGGGGGAATGA
- a CDS encoding S26 family signal peptidase, giving the protein MDAERIRPAWRRFRRWCGLTLLLIGLIGGVDALTSPWVTLGINGTPSLPGVLYLVIKGQTPRGRGDLVAFRPPTHRFYPEGMVFIKRVGGVPGDVVSRRGPAFYINGGFVGLAKAETSGGEPLAPGPVGVIPAGAIFVWTGHPDSYDSRYADIGWIAADRIVGRALRLL; this is encoded by the coding sequence ATGGACGCTGAGCGCATCCGGCCGGCCTGGCGCCGCTTCCGGCGCTGGTGCGGCCTCACCCTGCTGCTCATCGGGCTCATCGGGGGTGTGGACGCGCTCACCTCGCCCTGGGTGACCCTCGGCATCAACGGGACTCCCAGCCTGCCGGGCGTGCTCTACCTGGTTATCAAGGGGCAGACGCCACGCGGGCGCGGGGACCTGGTGGCATTCCGGCCGCCGACCCACCGCTTCTATCCCGAGGGGATGGTGTTCATCAAGCGGGTGGGCGGAGTGCCGGGCGATGTGGTCTCCCGGCGGGGCCCAGCCTTCTACATCAACGGCGGGTTCGTGGGGCTGGCCAAGGCGGAGACCTCCGGCGGCGAGCCGCTGGCCCCGGGGCCGGTGGGGGTGATCCCGGCCGGGGCGATCTTCGTGTGGACCGGCCACCCGGACAGCTACGACTCCCGCTACGCCGACATCGGCTGGATCGCCGCGGATCGCATCGTCGGCCGGGCGCTGCGGTTGCTGTAG